One Kineococcus radiotolerans SRS30216 = ATCC BAA-149 DNA window includes the following coding sequences:
- a CDS encoding DUF4383 domain-containing protein, with protein MTFDMAGKATRERPRVTAAQYLSLIAGALLVVLGLAGFAVTGFSDWTGGTKEQQVIGFAVNPLSNVLHLVLGALGLLGRTGARRARWYGILLFLVGAALFTYGALSADHDGDPLNLNWPTSTLHAVLAVAGLVMAFVPVKTPPQPTTAELK; from the coding sequence ATGACCTTCGACATGGCGGGGAAGGCGACCCGGGAACGGCCCCGGGTCACGGCTGCGCAGTACCTGTCGCTCATCGCGGGGGCCCTGCTGGTCGTGCTCGGGCTGGCGGGGTTCGCCGTGACCGGTTTCTCCGACTGGACCGGCGGCACGAAGGAGCAGCAGGTCATCGGGTTCGCGGTCAACCCGCTGAGCAACGTCCTGCACCTGGTGCTGGGGGCGCTGGGTCTGCTGGGCCGCACCGGGGCGCGGCGGGCCCGCTGGTACGGGATCCTGCTGTTCCTCGTCGGCGCGGCGCTGTTCACCTACGGCGCGCTGTCGGCCGACCACGACGGGGACCCGCTGAACCTCAACTGGCCGACGAGCACCCTGCACGCGGTGCTCGCGGTCGCCGGGCTCGTGATGGCGTTCGTCCCGGTCAAGACCCCGCCCCAGCCCACGACGGCCGAGCTGAAGTGA
- the mgrA gene encoding L-glyceraldehyde 3-phosphate reductase has translation MTYTADAGRYESMPFRRCGRSGIELPALSLGFWHNFGDDKPFQTQRDIARRAFDLGITHFDLANNYGPPYGSAETNFGRLFREDFAPHRDELFISTKAGWDMWPGPYGDRGSRKYLVASLEQSLQRMGLDHVDVFYHHRPDPDTPLEETMGALDAIVRSGKAQYVGISSYGPERTLEASRILRDLGTPLFIHQPSYSMFNRWIESGLLEVLEAEGVGCIPFTALAQGLLTDRYLHGIPEGSRAAQGKSLDPSVLNDDTLARIRGLQAIADGRGQTLAQLALAWVLRDRRVTTTLIGASSVQQVEDNVAAVANLAFTDEELTAIDEFAVDAGVDLWAQVREGGES, from the coding sequence GTGACGTACACCGCCGACGCCGGACGCTACGAGTCCATGCCCTTCCGCCGCTGCGGCCGCAGCGGCATCGAGCTGCCCGCCCTCTCCCTGGGGTTCTGGCACAACTTCGGTGACGACAAGCCGTTCCAGACCCAGCGCGACATCGCCCGCCGCGCCTTCGACCTGGGCATCACCCACTTCGACCTCGCCAACAACTACGGCCCGCCCTACGGCAGCGCCGAGACGAACTTCGGCCGCCTGTTCCGCGAGGACTTCGCCCCCCACCGCGACGAGCTGTTCATCTCCACCAAGGCCGGCTGGGACATGTGGCCCGGCCCCTACGGCGACCGGGGTTCGCGCAAGTACCTGGTCGCGTCGCTGGAGCAGTCCCTGCAGCGCATGGGGCTGGACCACGTCGACGTCTTCTACCACCACCGCCCCGACCCCGACACCCCGCTGGAGGAGACGATGGGCGCGCTGGACGCCATCGTCCGCTCCGGCAAGGCGCAGTACGTGGGGATCTCCTCCTACGGCCCCGAGCGCACCCTGGAGGCCTCGCGGATCCTGCGCGACCTGGGCACCCCGCTGTTCATCCACCAGCCCTCGTACTCCATGTTCAACCGCTGGATCGAGTCCGGGCTGCTGGAGGTGCTGGAGGCCGAGGGCGTGGGCTGCATCCCGTTCACCGCCCTCGCCCAGGGGCTGCTGACCGACCGCTACCTCCACGGGATCCCCGAGGGCTCGCGCGCCGCGCAGGGCAAGTCGCTGGACCCCTCCGTCCTCAACGACGACACCCTGGCCCGCATCCGCGGCCTGCAGGCCATCGCCGACGGGCGCGGGCAGACCCTCGCCCAGCTCGCGCTGGCCTGGGTGCTGCGCGACCGCCGCGTCACCACCACCCTCATCGGCGCCAGTTCCGTGCAGCAGGTCGAGGACAACGTCGCCGCCGTCGCCAACCTCGCCTTCACCGACGAGGAGCTCACGGCCATCGACGAGTTCGCCGTCGACGCCGGCGTCGACCTGTGGGCCCAGGTCCGCGAGGGCGGGGAGAGCTGA
- a CDS encoding DUF2993 domain-containing protein: MTRRRLIPLLVTVLALGVVLVAADLAARSWATARVAGELRARYDLPADPAVDLAGGSFLLQVLRGRFEDVTVRAEDVPAGSVALHDVRVRIPAVDVPREVLLGRPGTVDVAAGTVRAEVSFDDLARQVSARGLDVALARSGDAVRATTRVEVFTLGLDLALRVRPELDGSTVRLEPLDAEVAGADVSLRRAEDLLEAAGYDGWSVALTDVPAEVELQDLQVVDAGVLVRGAVRAGAVDVG, encoded by the coding sequence GTGACCCGCCGCCGACTGATCCCCCTGCTGGTGACCGTGCTGGCGCTGGGGGTGGTCCTCGTCGCCGCCGACCTGGCCGCCCGCAGCTGGGCCACGGCCCGGGTCGCCGGGGAGCTGCGGGCCCGCTACGACCTGCCCGCCGACCCCGCCGTCGACCTCGCCGGCGGGTCGTTCCTCCTGCAGGTCCTGCGCGGGCGCTTCGAGGACGTCACCGTGCGCGCCGAGGACGTCCCCGCAGGGTCGGTCGCGCTGCACGACGTGCGGGTGCGGATCCCCGCGGTGGACGTCCCCCGGGAGGTGCTCCTGGGGCGCCCGGGGACCGTCGACGTCGCCGCGGGCACCGTGCGGGCCGAGGTGTCCTTCGACGACCTCGCCCGGCAGGTGTCGGCGCGGGGGCTGGACGTCGCGCTGGCCCGCTCCGGGGACGCTGTCCGGGCCACCACGCGCGTGGAGGTGTTCACCCTCGGGCTCGACCTCGCCCTGCGGGTGCGGCCGGAGCTGGACGGTTCCACGGTGCGGCTGGAACCGCTGGACGCCGAGGTCGCCGGCGCGGACGTCTCCCTGCGCCGCGCCGAGGACCTGCTCGAGGCGGCCGGCTACGACGGCTGGTCGGTCGCCCTCACCGACGTGCCCGCCGAGGTCGAGCTGCAGGACCTGCAGGTGGTGGACGCCGGGGTCCTCGTACGCGGGGCGGTCCGGGCCGGCGCGGTCGACGTGGGGTGA
- the trxA gene encoding thioredoxin yields the protein MSTQALTLETHDDTVKDGIVLIDFWADWCGPCKQFAPVFEQASEAHEDITFTKVDTEDQQQLAARYGITSIPTLVAYRDGIPVFGQPGALPAPALEQLIEQVRSLDMDQVKRQYAQALEQEQAKQQAQAAQAQAAQRQGVRAGTDPAAF from the coding sequence ATGAGCACTCAGGCCCTGACCCTGGAGACGCACGACGACACCGTGAAGGACGGCATCGTCCTCATCGACTTCTGGGCGGACTGGTGCGGTCCGTGCAAGCAGTTCGCGCCCGTCTTCGAGCAGGCCTCCGAGGCCCACGAGGACATCACGTTCACCAAGGTGGACACCGAGGACCAGCAGCAGCTCGCCGCCCGTTACGGGATCACCTCGATCCCGACCCTGGTCGCCTACCGCGACGGCATCCCCGTCTTCGGTCAGCCCGGCGCCCTCCCCGCTCCCGCCCTGGAGCAGCTCATCGAGCAGGTGCGCTCGCTGGACATGGACCAGGTGAAGCGCCAGTACGCCCAGGCCCTGGAGCAGGAGCAGGCCAAGCAGCAGGCGCAGGCCGCGCAGGCCCAGGCCGCCCAGCGCCAGGGCGTGCGCGCGGGGACGGACCCCGCCGCGTTCTGA
- a CDS encoding GtrA family protein: MITCTAPSPPAPPVLARRERVARVWTLGRFVLAGLTGNVAHAAVFLALSAWAVVPVVAVNVVAVVLSTLVTNELHRRFTFPGGRSTAWFKGHGAGGAAAVVGLVLSTAALAAWHHLVPGASGASGLVVVYVVTGLVGLTNFLVLRSLLRPTVTLAA; the protein is encoded by the coding sequence GTGATCACCTGCACCGCACCTTCGCCGCCGGCTCCGCCCGTCCTCGCCCGGCGCGAGCGGGTGGCGCGGGTGTGGACGCTGGGGCGGTTCGTGCTGGCGGGTCTCACCGGCAACGTCGCCCACGCCGCCGTGTTCCTGGCCCTGTCCGCGTGGGCGGTGGTGCCGGTGGTGGCGGTGAACGTGGTGGCGGTCGTGCTCTCCACGCTGGTGACCAACGAGCTGCACCGCCGGTTCACGTTCCCCGGGGGGCGCTCCACGGCGTGGTTCAAGGGGCACGGGGCCGGGGGAGCGGCGGCGGTGGTGGGGCTGGTCCTCAGCACGGCCGCGCTGGCCGCCTGGCACCACCTCGTCCCGGGGGCCAGCGGAGCGAGCGGGCTGGTCGTGGTGTACGTCGTGACGGGGCTGGTGGGCCTCACGAACTTCCTCGTCCTGCGCTCGCTGCTGCGGCCCACGGTGACCCTGGCCGCGTGA